One window of Streptococcus suis genomic DNA carries:
- a CDS encoding YkvA family protein: protein MKKRFSKKQAIEEIQKRYQKAESLLKDDSKMEPFLEKIEKKIKWIPFLAQEFKNIPIMISMVRSYLKRDYTKIPKRTILAIISALIYFLSPVDVVPDWIPFFGQMDDALVIATCWNWVNKDIEDYRAWKKLRSAENIDKP from the coding sequence ATGAAAAAAAGATTTTCTAAAAAACAGGCAATTGAGGAAATTCAAAAGAGATACCAGAAGGCTGAGTCACTGTTGAAAGATGATTCAAAAATGGAACCCTTCTTGGAGAAAATAGAAAAGAAAATTAAATGGATTCCCTTTTTAGCTCAGGAATTTAAAAATATTCCCATCATGATAAGTATGGTTCGAAGCTATTTGAAACGAGATTATACCAAGATTCCTAAGAGGACTATTCTCGCAATTATTTCGGCTTTAATCTACTTTCTCTCGCCTGTAGATGTAGTTCCAGACTGGATTCCATTCTTTGGTCAAATGGATGATGCGCTGGTTATAGCAACTTGCTGGAACTGGGTTAATAAAGACATTGAAGATTATCGGGCATGGAAGAAGCTGCGCTCGGCAGAAAATATAGACAAACCCTAA